The genome window CGGCCGAAACCGCGCGCCTGCATCGCATCGACGGTGGCGCGGATCAGCGCGATCGGCGCCAGCATGTTGGCGTCGAGCGCGCGCAGCCAGTCCTCGCGTTCCCACTCGCGGAAATCGCCGGGCGGCGGGCCGCCGGCGTTGTTGATCAGGATGTCGACCTGCGGACAGGCGGCCAGTGCGGCGGCGCGTCCGGCCTCGGTGGCGATGTCCGCCGCCACCGCGACCACCTCGCCGCCGCCGTCGAGCGCGCGCAGTTGCGCCGCCGCCCTATCCAGCCCGGCCTGGCCGCGCGCCACGATCGTCACGTGCACGCCCTCGCGGGCCAGCGCCTGCGCGCAGCCCAGTCCCAGCCCCTTGCTCGCGGCGCAGACCAGCGCCCATTTGCCGGCGATTCCCAGGTCCATGCTTGCACTCCGGTTCGAAGGAGCCGCGATGATCGGACATCGTGGCTGCGGCGGCCAGCGTCACACCGCGACTGCAGGACAGTTGCGCGCGCAGGACAAGTGCAGGAGCGAGTTCGCTGCGCTGTGTTTGGCTGCCATGCGTGGCGACTGGAGTGGCTCCCACGGGATGGGCCGGGCATCCTCGTGGGAGGGACTTCAGTCCCGACGACGGAGGGTGTCGGCCGGCTTTCTGCTTCGCTTGTCGCGGCGGCACGACAGTTGAGTCCCAGGGCGGAGACGCTTGCGTCTTTCTGACGTCGGTGCGGGTCGCGTGATGCGTTGTGGGAGTCAACTGTCATGTAGCGCGCGACGCACGAGACGGTGTGCGCTTTCCGATGGCGCAATGCGTCGGGACTGAAGTCCCTCCCACAGTGCACCCGGCGGGCTCGCCGCAAGCGCCTGTAGGAGCGGCTTCAGCCGCGACCCGACGCAACGGGCGCGTCGCGGCTGAAGCCGCTCCTACGACAGCATCGTGGAACGCGCGGCGCGACGCCGCTAGTTCAGCGTCGCCAGGAATCCGC of Xanthomonas sacchari contains these proteins:
- a CDS encoding SDR family oxidoreductase — its product is MDLGIAGKWALVCAASKGLGLGCAQALAREGVHVTIVARGQAGLDRAAAQLRALDGGGEVVAVAADIATEAGRAAALAACPQVDILINNAGGPPPGDFREWEREDWLRALDANMLAPIALIRATVDAMQARGFGRIVNITSAAVKAPIDSLGLSNGARAGLTGFVAGLARRTVAHNVTINNLLPGQFDTDRLRGNIAHAAQREGIDPAALAERKRRQIPAGRFGTAEEFGAACAFLCSAQAGYLSGQNLLLDGGSYPGTF